A DNA window from Trypanosoma brucei brucei TREU927 chromosome 11 chr11_scaffold01 genomic scaffold, whole genome shotgun sequence contains the following coding sequences:
- a CDS encoding protein kinase, putative (curated by M. Parsons, P. Ward, J. Mottram; similar to SP:Q14004: Cell division cycle 2-like protein kinase 5 (EC 2.7.1.-) (Cholinesterase-related cell division controller) (CDC2-relatedprotein kinase 5) {Homo sapiens}), giving the protein MGMATRSPSPRTVHSGQRQEEGNWVASVPGERTQLGTSDHVKLHPIDRCSPDIPISPPHTSAADVNDVPLAEVVHGGGFGETNIAADIGGCARLVEPATFCVACEDRQSTTLLLAHNQNALDHQKQQQPVDGEGQCPLTAHDGPPRGRLRFGLRSLRVVTEESGTTARRFLRLRRPQVGAEERAEQSIGPGDRHFAPEEGEHPLQEKTNSQFDTQPLPPMHTSVTTDGSSRTNEKVEHPGGTVQHQHTTRMAEAVNASFNGPTPSLSVCKLGKSLGSGVLLSPTPTTPILKRNNGAASRKRHSKVNVFLPHSPVPIDFSSVTTHVESKYEVGKKISEGTYGEVYIGRCRTTGEYVALKRLKVLEGLEGFPITSLREVIALQHINNERQNIAVRNGNASGSNRAKMDAIDEVVRLRDVLLSSTHNDIYLVFPYASCSLAGLMHRRFPFSEKEIAYIFRKVITAVKKLHEMGIIHRDVKADNVLINRDGSVQLGDFGLCAFEGCGTRALTPSLINLNYRPPEMLLGAVAYNAKVDIWSIGCFLSQMFLRVPPFACVRPKAEFDGAGAGNAKVDPHPKEPQQKQKLKQQGYRVQAETELAQLSLITEVLGPLGGDLDEAFPPAQCRNVSLLREVRASLTSCNSQSALRASMASLFEPSHLYSQYRGFRSWFIATAERRRRSPTYPAPSPECLDVLTAIFQLDPRKRPTAAQLLEMPFFDLSRAVSSPARRSYAAYTYAEVEVEKAELLIREEMAEKLQRYEGSHLLPYPSAA; this is encoded by the coding sequence ATGGGTATGGCAACACGTTCGCCTTCGCCACGGACAGTTCACTCCGGACAGCGgcaggaggaagggaattgGGTGGCGTCTGTTCCCGGGGAGAGAACTCAACTAGGGACATCGGATCACGTGAAGCTCCACCCAATTGATCGCTGCTCTCCCGATATCCCCATATCGCCGCCTCACACCTCAGCCGCTGATGTGAATGATGTACCTTTAGCGGAGGTTGTTCACGGTGGGGGCTTCGGTGAAACTAATATTGCCGCCGATATTGGAGGTTGTGCTCGCTTAGTTGAGCCTGCAACTTTTTGTGTGGCCTGCGAAGACCGCCAAAGTACCACCCTTTTGTTAGCTCACAACCAGAACGCTTTGGACCAccaaaagcaacagcaacccGTGGATGGTGAGGGACAGTGCCCACTCACCGCGCACGATGGGCCACCACGAGGCAGGTTGCGATTTGGTTTGCGTTCGTTGAGGGTTGTAACCGAAGAAAGTGGCACGACGGCGAGGCGGTTCTTAAGACTTAGAAGACCACAAGTAGGTGCCGAGGAGCGGGCTGAACAGTCCATAGGTCCAGGAGACAGACATTTCGCTCCAGAAGAGGGAGAACATCCCcttcaagaaaaaacaaattcacAATTCGACACCCAGCCCCTTCCCCCTATGCACACCAGCGTAACTACAGACGGATCATCCCGCACCAACGAAAAGGTGGAGCATCCCGGTGGTACTGTGCAACACCAGCACACGACAAGGATGGCGGAGGCAGTAAATGCAAGCTTCAATGGCCCCACTCCGTCGCTTTCGGTGTGTAAATTGGGAAAGTCTTTGGGATCTGGTGTACTGCTCTCACCAACACCTACGACCCCAATATTGAAGAGAAATAATGGTGCGGCCAGCCGAAAGCGTCACAGCAAGGTGAATGTATTTCTGCCGCATAGTCCCGTTCCCATCGACTTCAGTTCGGTTACCACACATGTGGAGTCAAAGTACGAAGTTGGGAAAAAGATAAGTGAGGGCACGTACGGTGAAGTATACATTGGTCGTTGCCGAACTACGGGTGAGTATGTTGCGTTGAAGCGACTTAAAGTTTTAGAGGGGCTGGAGGGGTTTCCCATCACGTCTCTGCGAGAAGTGATCGCCCTTCAGCACATTAACAACGAGCGCCAAAACATTGCAGTACGTAACGGAAACGCAAGCGGCAGCAACCGTGCCAAAATGGACGCCATAGATGAAGTAGTTAGACTCCGTGACGTTTTACTGTCGAGCACCCACAACGATATATATCTTGTGTTCCCTTACGCGTCTTGCAGTTTGGCTGGGCTAATGCACCGCCGATTTCCATTCAGTGAGAAAGAGATTGCGTATATTTTCCGGAAAGTTATTACTGCTGTGAAAAAGTTACATGAAATGGGTATCATCCACCGTGATGTCAAGGCTGACAATGTGCTCATTAATAGGGATGGCAGCGTCCAGCTTGGGGACTTCGGTTTGTGCGCCTTTGAGGGATGCGGCACGCGTGCCTTAACTCCCAGTCTTATTAACCTTAACTATCGCCCGCCTGAGATGTTACTCGGTGCCGTCGCATATAACGCAAAGGTTGATATATGGTCTATTGGCTGCTTTCTAAGCCAAATGTTTCTGCGTGTGCCGCCATTTGCCTGCGTTCGGCCGAAAGCAGAATTCGACGGAGCGGGCGCTGGCAACGCAAAGGTGGACCCGCATCCCAAAGAGCCGCAGCAAAAACAGAAGTTAAAACAGCAGGGGTATAGGGTGCAAGCGGAAACAGAACTGGCGCAACTATCTCTTATAACAGAGGTGTTGGGCCCGCTTGGCGGTGACCTTGATGAAGCTTTCCCACCGGCGCAGTGTCGAAACGTGTCGCTATTACGTGAGGTACGCGCATCTCTAACTAGCTGTAACTCACAATCAGCGTTAAGGGCGTCTATGGCTTCTCTTTTTGAACCAAGCCATCTTTACTCTCAGTACAGGGGCTTCCGCTCGTGGTTCATCGCCACTGCTGAGCGCCGCCGTCGTTCCCCAACTTATCCAGCGCCGTCGCCGGAGTGTCTCGACGTGCTCACTGCAATATTTCAGCTGGATCCGCGGAAACGGCCGACGGCGGCCCAATTGCTGGAAATGCCTTTCTTTGACCTTAGCCGCGCGGTGTCGTCTCCCGCCCGACGGTCGTATGCTGCTTATACTTACGCTGAAGTTGAGGTAGAGAAGGCGGAGCTGTTAAtaagagaagaaatggcTGAGAAATTACAGAGGTACGAGGGCAGTCACCTTTTGCCTTATCCAAGCGCTGCGTAA
- a CDS encoding DNA photolyase, putative: MKRIFRSSVRVGAALPLGAVVPAIFYCNGIRIMGRQYTHDTYRPFGDGYKEVRGTAPTDECNLLFASLNDESLPLCEDSGNVVNGQLVRASALVDSDALADSQELVDVVIEEDRREEEDNSVLLVPYHEEQNSVTKKRNEGEDVTTRCDHLFSVVGCPTTVSTATSGIPNTPSRNYLSEQDALYLSPTTPEEARVPSALSPQLSACVMVVFAANDMRVHDNYALALAATRAEAAGGLPVIAVTVVDYRMFAQPSAVGGFFRQSPMRARFFLETLAALRYKLERELRIPLLVRCGRPEDHIPRLVVECGAIDVFLTTQYTPHEKEVHNDIVEAITQRRWVSRDPTAGYKATEHDATVVHPFGVTSASTKVGVKESRLTAAPVAHSVWQTTLVHIDDLPVPVASMVEGERWYHDDVTTANIRPTAAFDRCINRLSDLPARGDLLPTTGELSGLEPPPLYRGRAPTLVELGYGSPEAFIEEEVIATQSSHPPGEDAAIERVLDWLMDGGMTSMLRYGRDRRTNTKMYSQRLSRLSPYLSCGALSPRRFYEELRRFTSEHLRDNFVQQQYREALLRLSRRDYWHWMGLRYGPLLFYEYGPRPEHTDDIADWRHDPKIVQKWCAGLTGIPFADAAMRELTLTGFVADEGRQGLIWLLSRGYGQDWRLGAEWLERCSIDYDPFVCYGNCAYYSELVRDDFGETVRNIHWLAHHHDQTGIYVKKWLPQLSKIPPVYIHRPHVLTERMQAMHGVQLGKNYPYPLKLWDGAQYTLSSEHLTTYFSEGSQWHRKAKNGAGGSGYAEALRHGTVILEPHQLQSSAFGELEHGVMHTVPVVKDDTAGRGQHNRSLSASDE, translated from the coding sequence ATGAAGCGAATATTTAGGAGTTCGGTTAGAGTCGGCGCCGCTTTGCCGCTAGGAGCTGTCGTCCCGGCCATCTTTTACTGCAATGGCATAAGAATTATGGGACGTCAATACACACATGACACTTATCGACCTTTCGGTGACGGCTACAAGGAGGTGCGCGGAACTGCCCCTACCGATGAGTGTAACCTTTTGTTTGCGTCACTCAATGATGAAAGCCTTCCCTTGTGTGAAGATAGTGGTAACGTAGTTAATGGGCAACTCGTTAGGGCCTCTGCTCTAGTCGACAGCGATGCACTAGCGGATTCACAGGAGCTGGTGGATGTTGTGATTGAAGAGGACCgcagggaggaggaggacaaCTCTGTACTGCTCGTTCCTTATCACGAAGAGCAGAACAGCGTGACGAAGAAACGGAACGAGGGTGAAGATGTCACTACGAGGTGTGATCATCTGTTTTCAGTGGTGGGTTGTCCCACTACAGTATCGACGGCAACATCTGGGATCCCAAACACCCCAAGCAGGAATTATCTTAGTGAACAAGATGCCTTATATTTATCGCCAACAACGCCAGAGGAGGCTCGCGTTCCCTCGGCTTTGTCCCCTCAATTATCAGCATGTGTGATGGTTGTCTTCGCCGCCAATGACATGCGAGTGCATGACAATTACGCGTTGGCGCTGGCCGCTACACGGGCGGAGGCGGCAGGTGGTTTGCCAGTTATTGCAGTGACGGTTGTAGATTATCGTATGTTTGCACAACCTAGCGCCGTCGGGGGGTTCTTCCGGCAAAGTCCAATGCGAGCGCGCTTTTTTCTCGAAACACTCGCAGCGCTGCGGTACAAGTTGGAACGTGAGCTGCGAATACCCCTACTCGTTCGCTGCGGTAGGCCGGAGGACCACATTCCACGTCTGGTGGTCGAGTGTGGCGCAATCGATGTGTTTCTAACAACGCAGTACACCCCACACGAAAAAGAGGTACATAACGATATTGTGGAAGCCATCACCCAGCGTAGGTGGGTGAGCCGGGACCCCACAGCAGGGTACAAGGCAACTGAACATGACGCCACGGTGGTGCACCCATTCGGAGTAACGTCCGCCTCTACCAAAGTTGGGGTTAAGGAGTCAAGATTAACAGCAGCACCCGTCGCGCATAGCGTGTGGCAGACGACCCTTGTGCATATCGATGACCTCCCTGTACCCGTTGCGTCAATGGTTGAAGGTGAGCGATGGTACCACGATGACGTAACGACGGCTAACATACGACCAACGGCGGCATTTGATCGTTGCATCAATCGTTTGTCCGATCTGCCAGCACGAGGTGACTTGCTTCCGACAACTGGTGAACTGAGCGGCTTGGAGCCCCCGCCCCTTTACCGTGGCCGGGCCCCCACACTTGTTGAGCTTGGCTATGGGAGCCCCGAGGCTTTTATCGAGGAGGAAGTTATTGCTACTCAGTCTTCTCATCCACCAGGCGAAGATGCTGCTATCGAGCGTGTGCTCGATTGGTTGATGGATGGAGGTATGACATCGATGCTTCGGTACGGTAGGGATCGACGCACGAACACGAAAATGTATTCGCAGCGCCTGTCTCGTCTCTCGCCGTACCTGTCGTGTGGAGCATTGTCACCACGTCGTTTTTACGAGGAATTGCGACGGTTCACAAGTGAGCACCTACGCGACAATTTTGTGCAGCAGCAATATAGGGAGGCGCTGCTAAGGCTCAGTCGACGGGACTACTGGCACTGGATGGGTTTGCGCTATGGGCCCCTTCTGTTTTATGAGTACGGGCCGCGACCGGAGCATACAGATGACATAGCAGACTGGCGCCACGATCCGAAAATCGTGCAAAAGTGGTGTGCAGGGCTCACGGGCATTCCCTTTGCCGATGCGGCAATGCGAGAGTTGACTCTTACCGGATTCGTAGCAGACGAGGGAAGACAGGGACTGATATGGCTCCTATCGCGTGGCTATGGCCAGGATTGGCGCCTTGGAGCAGAGTGGTTGGAGCGCTGCTCGATCGACTACGATCCCTTCGTGTGCTATGGAAATTGTGCCTACTATAGTGAGCTTGTCCGCGATGATTTTGGTGAAACGGTGCGTAATATTCATTGGCTTGCCCACCATCACGACCAAACGGGCATATATGTGAAAAAGTGGTTGCCACAGCTGAGTAAAATCCCTCCTGTTTACATACATAGACCACACGTGCTTACGGAGAGGATGCAGGCAATGCACGGGGTTCAATTAGGCAAAAATTACCCGTATCCTCTTAAGCTATGGGATGGTGCGCAGTACACTTTGAGTAGTGAACACCTCACAACGTATTTCAGTGAAGGAAGTCAATGGCACCGGAAGGCGAAGAACGGTGCCGGTGGCTCGGGCTACGCGGAGGCGCTTCGCCACGGGACCGTCATACTGGAGCCCCATCAACTTCAGTCGTCGGCGTTTGGTGAATTGGAGCACGGCGTGATGCACACCGTGCCCGTGGTAAAGGATGATACCGCTGGCCGCGGCCAACACAACAGGTCGCTAAGTGCCTCCGACGAGTAG
- a CDS encoding hypothetical protein, conserved (GPI-Anchor Signal predicted for Tb11.01.4150 by DGPI v2.04, no cleavage site predicted), producing the protein MVRCQSSHPKAILVQLHVVAPSLQYDYQKGPPPPEEACELDVELLCNDISNKMRLLGGMAIGLPKEGLVVEGSHREESGNGGLYNIVVRLQHASNLSVSALRAACAAVMEGAVTIAGDDRGKQRLAHKQPALKVVPVAVRVVKLDKLQ; encoded by the coding sequence ATGGTGCGTTGTCAGTCGTCTCACCCGAAGGCGATCCTCGTTCAGTTGCATGTTGTTGCACCATCACTGCAGTATGATTACCAAAAGGGGCCGCCACCACCAGAGGAGGCGTGTGAATTAGATGTGGAGTTGTTGTGCAATGATATTAGTAACAAAATGCGGTTACTTGGCGGAATGGCCATTGGACTGCCCAAAGAAGGTTTGGTGGTTGAAGGTTCGCATCGTGAAGAAAGTGGCAACGGTGGGTTGTACAACATTGTGGTGAGGCTTCAACACGCCTCAAACCTGTCCGTAAGTGCGTTACGAGCGGCATGTGCTGCGGTAATGGAAGGTGCGGTGACTATTGCGGGGGACGATCGAGGAAAGCAAAGGCTTGCGCACAAGCAGCCCGCGCTAAAGGTGGTCCCCGTGGCTGTGCGTGTCGTCAAATTGGACAAGTTGCaataa